The Filimonas lacunae genomic sequence ATGCTGTCTTTATTGGCCGTAGTTCCATCATCGAAAGACCAATACCATTGGCTGGCATTAAAACCATCTGCTGCAGGCGACCAGGCAAAATGCACTGAATCTGACAGGCAACCTGTATCCGTATAATGAATAAGCACTTCCGGAACCGGCCTTACCGTAATGGAAGTAATGATCGTTTCCCTTTTTTCGCAGTTCTCTATGAATGGATTGGCTGCTGTAACAGGCAGATCGAATATGCCTGATGTATCAAACTGGTAAGTACCAGGCAGAGCATACTTATAATAGTTGATATTATTAACGAGCACCGTTGCCACAGGCGAAGGATTGGTTTGTGTAATATCTGCCTGTGGCGTCATGCCCGGCAATGCACTCACATGCCATATCAGCTCTGTAGGCTCGTATAACATTAATACAGAAAGCTCTGTGGGGGTATTACGGCAGGTAAACGGATGGGATACAACGGAGGTAGTATCAGGCGTATTGTGCACATTTAATACCGCATGCAAATTGTTGATGGCTGTACCCGCATTGTAACCGTAACTTTCTGCATACCCCAGGCCATAAGTAACCGCTGTAAAAGAAGAATCGCTTTGCACTAAGCATTGAGCTTTTGCAGAGGCCCATTGCTTTACTACTACTATATAATTGGTATCACGCGGGTGTGTATAGGTATGACTGAAATTAGCAAATCCATCTATACGCAGCGAGGGAAACCCTTTTTTCGGTATGATCAGTGTTACAAAATTCCGTTCAATAGCCTCTGCCGTGTTGCGATAAAAACCAACACGCTTAGCTCCTTGTTCCAAAGGACTGAGGTAAATCATTTCAGGATCACCTTTACCACCAGCCAGGCAACCACCCGAAATGAACTGCGCCACCAGCACTGGCTTGTCCGATTCTATATAGTCGCCCTTATCACTCTCAAAGGTATAACTCATAGATGCCGGATCGAAATTAGTGAGTGGCACATTATTTCGCTTCACTACAGTAGCTGCATCGCGCACTACTACTTTGTAGATATTGTTCATAAAAACAGAGGGGCTGATAGTGGATGACAAGGGCGCAGTAAGATAACGTCTGCCCCATGCTTCGTAAGGAAACACCTGTTGCATATCATTATCACCACCCAACACGCCAGCAGAACAGGGGTTACGCGTGCGACTGCTGCCTGAGAAAAAAGCGATCGGATAACAATGCCCGTCTCCGTTGGACACAGAGCGAACGGTAGTACCTGTAAGCTCATATCCCAGGCCACTACCCATACCCATGCCCGCACCTACTACCTGGTAAATATCACCCTTGTCTAACGTTGCATAATAAGTTATTCCCGGAAGCTTGCCATCCCGCGTAGGCACGGATGGAATAATTTCCACCAGCGTATTATCATGTTGCGCCACTACATAACAAAAAGAAAAACAATCATCTTCAAATACCTGCTTACTGTTCAGGGAAGTATAAGCATATCCCCAGGTTTCTACAGGCATGAGCATAGTAGCTCCTGACGAAAGGGATCCATAAATATGTGCATAAGCTACAATGGGCACGTCGCTTTCAATATGAATAGATACATGAAAAAGCCCGTCGCCGCCATTACCTCCAAAACCCGGAGGCAGATCGTATAAACGGCAATCATAGTCACCACCATCTTTAGGCATGGGGTCTGTAACAATTACAGAGTTAGCCGGTACAGGATAGGTTTTGGAAAAACTGTCCGTTCTGCCCCTGACCGTCACTTTTACATTGGCAGGCTGTTCTGCGCTAAAATATAATACCATTTGCTGGCTGTTATCGCCAAAGGGTAATTCCATAAACTGATGCAGACCGTAGCCTGTCCAGAACTCCTTGCCCCTATTAGAAAGCCCCTGTGCCGCCAGCTCCTGTACAAAAGCCGGCAGCACCAGCAGCCATATGATGAATCTGCACCTCATTATCTTACCAGGTTTATACTACCCTTTTTCGTTTGTTTACTACCATCTGCTAATACCAGCTGACACAGGTATATATATACACCCGATGGTTGAGGCTTGCCTTTATAAGTGCCATCCCATCCTTTGTTCTGTTCCCGTGTCTCAAACAGTTTTTCACCCCATTGGTTAAATATGATAAACCGCATTTCCCTGATCACATTACCATATATCTGTATCACATCGTTCAGGCCGTCACCATTAGGTGTGAATGAATTCGGTATAAAAATCTGGCTCTGCAGCACCATTGCTTTCGCTGTTTCAGATACCGTATCCTGACAGGCGCTTTCGCCTCTTACTTTCACCAGCAACGTCACTTCCTGTCCTGGCAACAGGTTAACTATCGTATGTGTTAGACCAAGATTGCCAGACGAAGGAGTAGCCCAGGTGGTGCCGCCATTCACAGATACTTCATACCCCATTGCTCCTGGCACAGCTTCCCATCGGAAACGCACCATATTCGTACCTAAGGAATCTACAGTCGCTACAGGCACTGCCAGTTTGGCCAGTAAAGTGGCTGTTGCTTTTTCTCTTGGCGACTCACAACCATTCTTCACTGCAGTAACATAGAAATTGACGGTCTGCGTAACAGTACTGACAGTATAGCTTACACCATCCTGCACCTTTGTACCGCCTGACAGCGCATCGTACCAACTATATGTAATACCAGCCTCCGGGTTTTGTATGGTAAGCTCCGCCGGTGTACCCTCACAAACCACTACCGAATCGTTCACAAAGTTCAATGCAGCATAGGCGTTGGCAACAACAGGCTTCACGGTATCTGCAATACAACCATCTTCACCAATAATACGCAGCTTTACATAAAACGTACCCGGCTCCCCAAAACGCTTTACTGTATCCTGTGTTCCTGACCCTGTATTATCATCAAAGTCCCACTTCCATTTATTTACCGGCGTGCCATTACTCATAGTAGCTATGCCCTGGAATTGCGCAAGATCGTTCAGGCATCCTGAGTAATTCACCGTGAAATCTACCTTCGGTTTACCAATCACATGAATAACCAGCATCACGCCTGATGTGTTATCGCAGCTTTCTATATCAGGATGTGAATATTCAATAGGAACATAATAGGTACCTTCCTGGCTGAACACAAAATCCTGGCGAATGGTATATTGATATAACTTTCTTCCATTGACCATAACAGAATCCAATGGTATCGGATTCACCTGTATGCTATCTGCATGTGGTGCCAGGCTGGCAACTTCACTAAACTTCCAGCGAATAGATTGAGGTTTCACCGGTATAGCCATGGTAAAGCGGAACGGAGTGCCTACACAGGTATAATCACTATTACCCCCATTGGAGCAGAACACATTGGTAAAGCCGGGTAATGAGCTCAGGTTTTTCACCAATGTACCAGCATTATATCCGTAACTCTCCACAATGCCCTCTCCATAAGTAATGGCCGTGAAACCAGAATCACTTACAACAGTTACCTGCTCTTTAGCGGCATCCCATCTTTTCACGACTACCGTATAACCCGCCAGGTTGGGATGCGGATAAGTAAAATCAAAAGTGTTGGAACCATTAATCAGCAATGAACTCAGTCCTTTAGAAGGTATCAGCAATGTGAGATAATTGACGGTGATATCCTCTTCCGAATTCCTGTAGAAGTTCACTTCTTTTATCCCCTGCTCTATCGGGCTGAGATAGAACATTTCAGGATCGCCGGTGCCGGCCTGATCGCATGTTCCCTGAGACATCATGTATTGTGCCACCATAATGGGTTGGTCAGCCTCCACATAATCAGGTGTATTGGAAATATATTCGTAATAATAGTTGTTAATCAGGTTGGTTAATACTACCCCATTCACCTTCACAACAGTGGCAGGATTTTTTACTGCCACCCGGAAGATATTGGCATTCACCGCCGTAGGATCGGAAGATACTGACGTAGGTGCAGTAAGATAACGCTTGCCCCATGCCTGTGCCGGTAAGTTCTGCTGCATAATATTATCACCACCTCCGCCACCGGAATTGCAACTAATGGAAGTACGACCACTACCGGAATACACAGCAATCGGGTAACATTTTCCTGACATATTCTGAATAGATCGAACGTGACTGCCGGTAAGATCATATCCGACATAATTCTTTCCATCCATACGATCAAAAGCACCCATTACCTGGTACACTTCTCCCTTATTCAACAGAACAGTAAACGTTGCGTTTGCCGCACGACCACCCAGTGTAGGGTTAGAAGGTGTTATTTCCACTACAGTGCTGTCGTGACTGGCTACTACATAAAACCAGGAGTAGCTATTATCTTCATCAAAAACCTGCTGGGAGTTGATGGAATAATAATCATAACCATAAGTACCCACAGGCAGCAGCATAGTGGCGCCTGACGATGCCGCACCGTAAATATGTGCATAGGCAACGATAGGAACATCACTTTCTATGCTAATACCACGATCATACTTTCCTTCATCCAGCAGGCGGGCATCAGCTACACCGGCCTTAGGAATCAGGTCGCTGGTAATAACAGTGTTGGCAGGTATACGATATTGTTTTACCCATGACGTGCCATTGATATGCACCGTTACGTTCGCAGCATCTTTGGCACTCAGGTACAACAGCATTTCCTGGGAGTTAGTGCCTTTAAAGAAGCTATGATTACCATAAGCTACCCAAAACCGGGTACCCCTGTTAGAGCTGTCAACACTCACATACGGATCATCCTTCGGCACCACTACCGTACTGTCTGCAAGCCCTGTAAACCGGTGCAGGTAGTCCAGGTGATGCTCTGTAATAGTATTGAAAACAATATCCGATCTGCTGGCAGTATCTACTATCCATTCACCGGAAGCTTTTGTTCTGCCCAACCGGATATATTTCTCCGGATCTATATAACCTTGCCAGGAATCCAGGTAATGTTGCTCCAGCGTATAATCGGTAGCACCTGTACCCGTTATTTCCGCATCGGTATAGAAATACATATATTTTGCAGTAGACGGCAATGCGGGAGGTACCACACCGGAATATCTTCTTACTTTCAGCTGATCCGGCACTGTAGCACCCCAGGTTATCGTATACACCGTATCTGTACCCAGCATAAATGCCTGACGGGTATTGGCAGTTGCCACAGCAGGCACAGCCAGGGAAACAGGGGGCACAGAGGCAGGTACGAACTCGTAAGCACCTAAATCCGGCACACCTGCCTGCAATGTTACCGGCCTTGGCTGATGATTGATATCATGATCATTACCCGCTACCTGTAAACCACGGCCGTGCATACCCCATACCGTAGAATCGGTTACATCCGGACGCAGGTCTTCATCACTGACAAAGGCAGGCTTATAAACAATAGAATTGAAATCCTGTGAAGAAGCATTGATCCAACCCTGTAAAGTTTGGTAAGTATCCCCTCCTATTACAGCCAGGTCGTTGCCGGTAGTATACAACATGTTGTAATCACCTCCATACAGCTCTTTCAGAGCCGAATAAATGGCTTTACCGCCGCCTGTCTGCGAAAAAATATTATTGATTGACGTAGAAGCACCTACAAAAGCAGACCAATGCCAGAAATAGGCAGCATAGTTATCAATGGCAGCAGTAGAAGTACTGTGCACAGAGTTGTTTTCGTACCGTGCAGAAGAACTATAATTATAAATACCGTAAGCATTGTCGCCACTGCTATTTATACTGATTACGTTGTTACGCACTACCACACCCTGGCTCTCTTGCATGGTTAATCCATACACATCACCAGTATTGTTGCCTGTGGCCAGCATATAGTTAGCTTCTACGCTCACCGGATTCAATGGGCCTGCAGCAGTTGCGGCAACCGATATACCGTGAACAGAAGCTGCTGTATTATGCATCAGTACCGTATTACCCGTGATCTGTAAAGAACTGTCACAATAGTCTACGTAAATGCCATGAGCGGGTGTATTCTGCGATGCTCCCAGGATAACACTATCCCGTGTAACCACCAGACGGCTTGCATAATGTCCGTAAATACCGTACTGGTAAGCCCCCACTACCTTGTTACTATCAATAGTTACACCAGGAGTCAGCTTATTATAATCGCCGGCCAGCCAGATACCTGCTGAGCCATCCTGTATGGTATTTCCTTTCAACACTGTTCCTTTACCGGAAAAGTCGGTTATATAGACAGCCGCCATGTCTTCCGAAGTAGTTGTTGTACTGTGCGATACAATGGCACAATTCAACAGACTATCGAAGGAAGATTGATGCAACAGATGCACCGCACGACCATAAGTATCGTTCGAAGCCTGTATAGTAATGCCGCGGTAAGTAATAAAAGAAGCGCTGTCCAGCTGCAGCACGTAGTTATCTGTATTGTCTGTAGCCTGGTAAGTAAGCAGCACAGAAGCAGGAATACCATTAGCAGACTGGAAAGTAACCCTGCTGGTATCTGAAGCCCCTACGATGCGGTGCATGCGTACTTTCTCGTTATAAAGCCCTGGCTTAACATTAAAAGTAACAGCACCTTCAATGCCACAATCCATAGCAGCTACAGCAGCTGAGAACGAAGAAAAATCGCCATTGCCGCTATTGTCAATAGTATATATACCCGCAGGGAACGCTGCATTCAGATGCATTTGTGCCGGAACAGAGTACACGGTATCAGTGCCACACGCCACGCCACAACGGTAATAATCGCTGTGCAACACTTCTGTCTGGTAATCTTTCACATATAGCTTAGGTCCCACATTATCCCATCCGGAAACACCGTTGGCACTTTTCTGCCACTGATAGGTTTGACCTCCTCCTGTGTTGCTGCCGTTCAAATCCAGCTCTACCGTAGCGCCCATGCACATGCCGGAGTTTGGGGTCAATACTGTTGTTCCTGCAACAGGTGTAGAGCAAGGTGTTACTGTATACTCATACGCCCCAATATCTGGCGTAGCGGAAGTTCTGGCTACGCCCAATATATCTGCCGGTATTCCCACAGGAATACCGGTATTTTCCATAGGCGTAATAGCAGGTATGAAATTGCCGGCAACCGGGCTGGTGAAAACAGGATCCATATTCATAGAATGCGCCTCCTGCCCCAAAGCAGCCTGCCAATCGGTCAATGTTGTATAACTATTATTGTAATACCCGATATAGTTTTTACCACCAGCGCCATTGACATAATAATCGTTGTGGTCTATTACCCAGTCAGCAGCATTGCCACTCAATTCCATCGCCTTCTTCTCTCCGTTACCGCCGCGTGTAATGGAAATGATATTATTCTGCCATGCCACCGTCGAAGCAAAAGAGAGCCTGAACCCGGATGTGTATGCCGTAGACGTACTATTTACGTCGTCCAGTGAAATGGTATTATGATAGAATTTTACATTGCTGGCCCCCATATCATCACATCCATATAAGGAACCCGCCCCCACAAAATCATACACCAGGTTATTGGACACTATTATCTCCTTGCCAGCTTCTGCACTACAAAACATCAACACAATGCCGGAAGCGTTTGCCAGACTGCTTGTATTAGCACCAAATGGATGAAAGAACCTGTTACCATTGATACGCACACCGTTTTCTTCATTTTCCAGGTACACACCATTAAAATCCGACACATCGCTTGCTGTAGGTCGGGAAATCCTATTATGATCTATAACAGTATTTTCTGTATAAGTCAAACGTATGCCGGCGTTATAAAAGTCCTGTATATCGTTATTGGTAATGAGATTCGCCCTTACAGGTTTACCGGAATTTCCGGAAAAGGAAATACTATTATAACCTCCACTCACTTTATTGCCATCGAATATATTACCATCACAATCAGCATCGCCATAACCGAAAAGATCACTCGCGCTGGCATTCATAACAAAGCCCGCAAAGTGATTATCAGAACCACGGAACGGAATCACTACGTTACACTTCCGGAAAGTATTGCTGTCTGCATCATTCAGTAACTGGGCGCCTACTCCGTAACTGCCGCCGCCGGTAGCATCGATGGTCAGGCTATCAAAAATGATATGATCGGCACTGTTCAACTTAATCACCGCCATTTCTTCCGGGTTATCAGAAGAAAAATGGAGGGTATTGCCATTACCGCTGAAGGTAACTGTAGCAGTGCTGGAAGTACCTGTTATCGGCTCCAGGATCAATTGCTCATCATAAGTACCACTGCCAGGTGCTACCTGGAAAGTAACTGCATCAGCTATGCCGCAACCCATAGCCTCTTTAGCCTCGTTAAAGCTTTTATAGTCAGCTGTGCTGCCACTCTTGTTAATGGCATAAACGCCTCCGGGTAGCGGATAGCGAATAGTAAGCGCAACCGTATCGGAATAGCTGCTTATACCACTGCAATTAACCCATATACGGTAATAGGTTTTTGTATTGGCACGCACGGCCGTATCGCCATTAAGCATAGCTGGCCCCAGGTTTGTAAAAGGTCCGGCGGCAGAAGAAGCCGACTGCAACTGGTAAATCTGGTTGCCTCCAAGCGTATTGCCCTCCAGCTTCATCATCACCAGCGTATTGGCACACACCGTATCCTTACTTAACCGGATATGGCCCCCAACAGGTGGCGTAACACAAGATGGCGGTATAAACTCGTACACTCCCAAATCGGGAGTGGTAGTGCTACGCGCTACTCCCAGCATATCTGCGGGCACCTGCGTAACCGGAACTCCCTTGTTGTCAATAGCGGTATTGAAAACATGAAGATCACCGGTAGATACATTCGGATAAAAAGGATTGAGTGAAAAAGAATTCATATCCATCCCTGTAGCATTCTGCCAATCCGCCAGGGAGGCTTTATCTCCATTATCAGAATGAGCCAAACGGGTAACTCCACCTGTACCCGGGAATATATATAGGTCATTCCTGTCGGAAGTGATACCAGATACAGGCCCGTTGAAATACAAGGCCGTTTTTTCTCCTGCTCCGGTACGGCTGATGGTAATAATATTATTACTGAACTTCAGATTAGCTGATTGCTCCTCCTGGTAATATCCCATAATGGCTGGTCCAAAATTAACAGCCGGGTTATTCCCATCCAGAGAAACGGTATTATTATAGTAAAACACGCTGGTGGAACCTAAACTGGCTATTCCCCGGATACTGCATCTGTCGCCAAGGCTATACAATAAATTATTACTTACCAGGTTATCCACCCCAGCCAATGCCTTTACCTGTTCCAGCACAATACCATTCAAACGTGTATTGCCGGAAACAATTCCTCCCTGCAAGTGCGTGATGGTGTTGGCATTAATACTTAAACGCGCACTCAGGTCTTTAGCGTAAATGCCATAGATGTCAGAAGCCCCGTCAACCCTGCCGGTACGGGAAAAAACATTCCGCTGCACCGTCGTGGTAAAAGAACCTCTGATATACATGCCGTATTGGTAAAAATCGTCTACAACATTATTCCGTATGATGTTACCACTATTAGAGGAAGTGGTGTTGCTGGCCAGTACGATACCACAAAATCCACCTGTGATATGGTTATTGGAAATAATATTGCCATCGCATAACGCGCCGATGTCTGGCAAAAGATCTATATCGGAATTATTGATTACCACACCTGCATATTTAGCTTCGCCGGAAGAAGCATTTACCGTAATAACACAACGATTAATAGTATTCGAATCTGCATTATTCATGATTTGCACACCATAACCAAAATCGCCTGTTGCACGAATAACCAGGCTGTCGAATATAATATGATCCGCGCCATCCAATTTGATCACCGCCCGTTCATTGCCATTGCCAGATGCAAATTCCAATACCTCACCATTACCATTGAAAGTAACCGTTTTGGTAGCAGATGTACCAGGCACCCGTTGCATGATCAGTTGTTCGTTGTATGGACCACTGCCTGGCGCCACATTAAATACAACACTGCTTTTAATGCCGCATTTAACCAGGTTGTAAGCCTCGTTGAAAGAATGCAATATATTAGGACCTGCAGGCGCATTTTTATCAATAGTATACCCCCCCTGTACAAAAGACGGAGAAAAAACCTGTACCGGCGCAGAGTAAGAAAAGCCTCCACCGTTGTTACATGTTACTTTTACGCGGTAATAGGTAGATGTATCCTGCGTAGCATTATAGCTAAAACCAGTTCCGCCAGGAACATTTGTCCAGGCGGCATTGTCTTTTGACGACTGCCATTGATACGAAAGACCGGAAGCAACAGTAGCGCCCTGGGGGGCTAACAAAAAAGCCTGCTCCATACACACACTAGTAATAGTAGAAACAGCAGTGCCCGCCACAGGCGTACCTGAACAGGCGGGAGCAGCTGCCCAGCTAAAAATGATATTGGGTCTGCTGGTAGCATCTCCATCCTGTAATATACCTGGTGAGTTACATAAATTTCCCTGGCCATCCAGCACAAAAGAATGTGACCCGTTAAAGCCTAAAGCGGTTGTCATTCTTACCAGGGGATTGGAGCTGCCGTACCAGGTGCTGCTATTATCCGCAGCCCCGTTACAAACTTCTATTACGATATTATCCGATCCGTTCCAGAAAAACGGGCTGGTAAGTGAAAACGTGTTTACCCCGATGGAAGGCATATAATCCACAGGACCATATACCATAGTGGTGCCGGGTACCCAGGCATTCAGATTTAAGGAATTAATGGTAGTAGTGCCTATTTTAATGGCATATTGTTCTATGGCTGTATGCGTATTGCCCACATTAAGATCACGATCTACTACAGTAAAAGCAACAGCACTAATATTGCCAGGCCCCATACCTGCTGCTATTAATTCACTGGCGCGATACAGATATTGTGCCCTGTTACCGCCCGCCCCATCCTGCAACGGACAGGGTGATTGCCAGGCATCGTTTGTAGCAGTGCCTGTGCCTATAGATGTATTTACCTGGGCATTCGACTGAATAACGATAGACAGGATCAATAGCATAAGAAAGCTATTCCTGCAAACAGCAGGAAAAAGCCCCTTTCTCAAAGTAGTCATTTATTGGTTAGTTTATTTTCTATATATTATCTGAACACCTTTATATCATTTTTCACCGGTTATTATGGCACAGGCGTCAGAAGCTAAACAGTTTATGTTTTGTACTGTAAATATTAGAGAAATAACTATAATAAAATATAGTAACATTTAGCTATTTTTCTTACACTTCATGGCATACTCAAAACAGGTTGAGAGCGGCTTTTCCAGGCAGCGTGGCTTTTCTTTTTTGTTAGCACTGTAAAATTCAGGAGAAATGAAGGCAAAAAAGACAAACATTTTGCCATTAGCATTCAGGCAATCTTTTGACTAACCATAAAAACGGTATTATCCGGTATAAACTTATCGGCTTTGAAGATGACGATGATGCGGCAGTAGAAGAACTGACACTATTAATGGAACAGGCCCGCCCCCCTTCCTAAACAATCCAATAGATAAATGTTCATTAGTTCTTTTGAAAAACCAAACAAAAGCCTGCTACGATGTGTTTAGCCATTTATACATTTAAAATACTACTATATATATGTCTGGCATTAAAAAAACATGTAATTATTGCATGTTACTTATAAAATAAGCATAATTAGTGAACCAATGCTACATTTGAGGTAACATCCACTTCTATGATAACCATCCCTTACAGCCATCTGTATGCCGTCAGGCGTTATAGAATTTTTATCTGGAAAACAATCCGCGACAAAAAGCCGCCTTCCGATAATGCTTTTGATTACTGGCAAAACAATCTGTTTTTGTTTATCATCACCTGGATAATGCCCATTGGTATTTTAGTTACTATCCTGGTAAGCTGTTTTGAACTGAAAAAAGGAGATTATACCATTGTGCTCACCAACATCTTTACTATCTTCTCGCTCAACACCATAGTGCTGCAACGTTCGTTAAGCGTTTTTATACGCAAGCTGTTGTTTGCCATTATCCTGGCCATAATGTCATTAACAATGGCCGGCTTTTTACATAACCTTTCCCTGGGTGGTATTTACCTGTTCACTGCCAGCATTTTTATGGCCCTGTTCTTTTCCGGCTCCATT encodes the following:
- a CDS encoding gliding motility-associated C-terminal domain-containing protein codes for the protein MRCRFIIWLLVLPAFVQELAAQGLSNRGKEFWTGYGLHQFMELPFGDNSQQMVLYFSAEQPANVKVTVRGRTDSFSKTYPVPANSVIVTDPMPKDGGDYDCRLYDLPPGFGGNGGDGLFHVSIHIESDVPIVAYAHIYGSLSSGATMLMPVETWGYAYTSLNSKQVFEDDCFSFCYVVAQHDNTLVEIIPSVPTRDGKLPGITYYATLDKGDIYQVVGAGMGMGSGLGYELTGTTVRSVSNGDGHCYPIAFFSGSSRTRNPCSAGVLGGDNDMQQVFPYEAWGRRYLTAPLSSTISPSVFMNNIYKVVVRDAATVVKRNNVPLTNFDPASMSYTFESDKGDYIESDKPVLVAQFISGGCLAGGKGDPEMIYLSPLEQGAKRVGFYRNTAEAIERNFVTLIIPKKGFPSLRIDGFANFSHTYTHPRDTNYIVVVKQWASAKAQCLVQSDSSFTAVTYGLGYAESYGYNAGTAINNLHAVLNVHNTPDTTSVVSHPFTCRNTPTELSVLMLYEPTELIWHVSALPGMTPQADITQTNPSPVATVLVNNINYYKYALPGTYQFDTSGIFDLPVTAANPFIENCEKRETIITSITVRPVPEVLIHYTDTGCLSDSVHFAWSPAADGFNASQWYWSFDDGTTANKDSIVKVFTTAGRHIAKLQIVTTEGCIADTAIGLNVYAPPRAAFSAVATACKDQRVTLTDISSVVSGSIVEWHWHYGDGTEDTFNQPAAFSKQYAQPGSYIIQLSVTSDKGCSDDTSQSITIQPLPVADFQLPAAVCMPEGKAVFSNNSSVPGNAALTYQWNFGDGGAVSTAASPTHIYTAKGNYPVSLTVTSPYGCTSSNVQSLTAFYDKPVASFTVVPETLCQGADNRFTDASTATGSTVAAWNWVFADGTTASEPDPVKRYARAGHYPVQLTVTSAAGCTSSTFEKEVIVYVQPVVDAGPSFTVTEGTMVTFQPVTNDSVKVRFQWSPAAELNNAALLHPTYLARADNTFTITATGLEGGCTASDYLTVKLLRDVNVPNIFTPNGDGINDAWDITNLQMYPGCTVAVFNRYGQQVYFSIGYPVAWKGTWNGKLVPAATYYYVIDLKNGMEKLTGSVTIVQ